GCTAAATGGTTAAAATGGCTAATTGCTATTTTTTACGTCCCCTCGGCCCCACAATAGGTATTCAGAGATCCAAAGAATAAAGCCTCTGCGCGCTCAGTGCCTCCTCTGTGTGCTCTGTGGCCAGAAATATTAAAACCAAAGCGGCAAGCTCAGCCCCACCCCCGCTAGACCGAGGCGGCGCGGCGCTTGCGGGCCTGCGCGTAGAGAACCACCCCGAGCCCGAAGGCGAAGGTCAGCACCGAGTAAAACGTCCCCCGGCTCAGCCCGAGGATCAGGCTGATCCCCTCGTCCGGCTCGCGGAACAGCTCGCTGATGACCCGGCCCACCGCGTACACCATGAAAAATTCGCCCAGCAGGGAGCCGGGGGCGCGCTTTTTCGGGTCGGTCAGCCAGAAACGCGCCTGAAGGTAAACCAGCAGGACCAGCCCCTCGAAAAACGCCTCATAGAGCTGCGAAGGATGCCGGGGGGGGATCAGCACCAGCGGTGTGCCCTCGGGCATGCTTTTGGGAAAAATAAAGGCCCAGGGCACTTCGGCGATTTTGCCCCACAACTCGCCGTTGATAAAATTCGCCACCCGCCCGAAAAGGATGCCCGCCGGGGCCAGGGTGACGGTGATGTCCGCGATTTTCCAAAAACTCTGCCCCACTTTTCTGGAAAACAGCAGCACCCCCAGGTAAATCCCGACAAAGCCGCCGTGACTGGCCATGCCCCCCTCCCAGACTTTGAAGAACGAGAGCGGGTTGCTGAAAAACGCCCCCGGCGTGTAGAGCAGCATGTACCCGAGCCGCCCGCCCACCAGCGTGCCGATGATGATGTAGGTCATCAGGCTCATCTGCTGCTCGGGATTCAGGGGCGAGCGACCGCGCTTGAAGTACAGGCGCAGCAGCAACGCCCCCACGACGAAGCCCATCACATAAGCCAACCCGTACCAGCGCACGCCCGGCAGGGGCATCCACTCGGGGAAATGGATCAGGATCGGGTCAAAATCGCAGACCGGATATTGCAGCTCGGCGGCGTCCATAAAGCCAAGCACCATGACGCCCGCCCGCGCCCGCGTCCAACTCTTTTAGCCGGAAGATTCGAAGGGCTGGATTTACCGCTTCAGCCGGGCGCCGGTGTAGAGCTCTCTGAACGTGTCCGGCTTGGAGATATTTTCCCGCAACGCCTGCTGAAGCGCATCGGAATTGGCAAATTCGCCCTTTAACATCAGCAGGGACAGATTCAGATGATCGCCGTTCCGGTCGAGCTTACCCAGGAGATAGACTTTTTCGTTCTTCTTGAACGTACCATCGTTGAGCCCTTGCAGTTGCAGGTAGCGCACACCGTCAAACTCGACCGGCCACGCACGGTAACACTGCGTTTTCTCGGCATAACCGGTCGTGGCCACCACGTACTCGGTGGCTGAGAGCTGCGAGACCACGGCCGTGATGGAGTTGGCCGGGTCATCGGGCTGGACCAGCGTCCAGGTGCCAAGGAGAGCGGGATCGACGGGAACATTGGCCTCTTCTGCCAACGGCACTTCATAGACGCAACCTCCCAGCAGGAGGGCTACTCCCAGCCCAAGCGCGGCCAGGAGGGAAACGAAACGCGTTTTCATCGGTTTTTCAGGGTTGGATAAAGAGAATCGTACGGATCGGCGCCGTTCAGGGCCAGCCGTCCTTAAAGGCATACGCAAGGAGCCAACAGCCGGTCAGGAAAAGCGCGACACAGCCAAGCAGGACCAGAACCAAAAGCACAAGGACAAGATATGCCCCCGCCGGGCGAGAGTCAAGCAGGCGTCACGCCTCATGCTGGCGGTTCCCGGTCGAAGCCCCACTGTCGGAGGCCTCCTGAGGGGCGGAGTGGCCGTTCTCGGCCTCCTCGTCCTCGTGGCGCTGGCGGGCAAGCTCGCGCATGTCCACGGCCATGTCGTCCTTTTCAAAGATTTCCTGCCCGAGAATGTGCTCGATGATGTCCTCCATCGTGATGACCCCGGCGGTCGAGCCGAACTCGTCCACCACCACCGCGAGCTGCTGATGACTGGAGAGGAACTTCTCC
The Ruficoccus amylovorans DNA segment above includes these coding regions:
- the lgt gene encoding prolipoprotein diacylglyceryl transferase, whose protein sequence is MDAAELQYPVCDFDPILIHFPEWMPLPGVRWYGLAYVMGFVVGALLLRLYFKRGRSPLNPEQQMSLMTYIIIGTLVGGRLGYMLLYTPGAFFSNPLSFFKVWEGGMASHGGFVGIYLGVLLFSRKVGQSFWKIADITVTLAPAGILFGRVANFINGELWGKIAEVPWAFIFPKSMPEGTPLVLIPPRHPSQLYEAFFEGLVLLVYLQARFWLTDPKKRAPGSLLGEFFMVYAVGRVISELFREPDEGISLILGLSRGTFYSVLTFAFGLGVVLYAQARKRRAASV